From one Microbacterium aurum genomic stretch:
- a CDS encoding DNA-processing protein DprA, whose translation MRARILDLRDQLVINGLDAGAEAEAGYVSRAAQMEILERDGLILWEAPPSRDGATSHRSARLIAALAPRLVLVEIGARSAGMTAAAIAGGLSRAVAVTPTDQSRPGRGTRQLLAADLATLVQTPDELDALSDPHALAHL comes from the coding sequence GTGCGAGCACGGATCCTGGACCTGAGAGACCAGCTCGTCATCAACGGGCTGGATGCCGGCGCCGAGGCGGAGGCCGGCTACGTCTCCCGTGCCGCGCAGATGGAGATCCTCGAGCGCGATGGGCTGATCCTCTGGGAGGCCCCGCCGTCACGAGACGGCGCCACCTCCCACCGCAGCGCACGCCTCATCGCCGCACTCGCGCCTCGCCTCGTCCTCGTCGAGATCGGGGCGAGATCCGCAGGCATGACCGCGGCTGCGATCGCCGGCGGACTTTCCCGGGCCGTGGCCGTCACCCCCACCGATCAGTCCCGGCCGGGCCGCGGCACCCGGCAGCTGCTCGCCGCAGATCTCGCCACCCTCGTCCAGACCCCGGACGAGCTCGACGCCTTGTCCGATCCGCACGCGCTCGCGCACCTATGA
- a CDS encoding IS3 family transposase (programmed frameshift), producing the protein MMGTSKKRKSYTPEYRREAARLVIDTDRTIAAVAREIGVGEALLGRWVHTERARTGDGEAAPLDLDERAELERLRREVQELRMDNEFLGKAAGLLRVEAEPEERFAVIEAEKAGSTTMTVTRMCRLLGVDRRRFYEWRARQSAGPSARQQRDADLTVQIAAFHAASDGTYGAPRIHADLQDAGVAVSRKKVASLMRDKRIAGISPRTWHPPTTVHGDDPFPVPDLVERQFDQGERDLAWFSDITYLRTGEGWAYLCVVRDGHTRRVLGRCVADNMHTDLVEAALRQAVALRGALPRKVIFHADRGTQYTSGQLADAARELGVLRSMGRTGVCWDNAAAESFWSIFKNEYYHRHVFATIDAARRGAYAWIDGWYNARRRHSGIGYLSPLEYERRQLALAA; encoded by the exons GTGATGGGCACGAGCAAGAAGAGGAAGTCGTATACGCCGGAGTATCGCCGTGAGGCGGCCCGGCTGGTGATCGACACGGATCGCACGATCGCGGCGGTCGCCCGCGAGATCGGGGTCGGCGAGGCGCTGCTGGGCCGGTGGGTGCATACCGAGCGTGCCCGGACCGGTGACGGCGAGGCGGCGCCGCTGGATCTGGACGAGCGGGCCGAGCTGGAACGGCTGCGTCGTGAGGTGCAGGAACTGCGGATGGACAACGAGTTCCTGGGAAAAGCGGCGG GCCTTCTTCGCGTCGAAGCAGAACCCGAGGAGCGGTTCGCGGTGATCGAGGCGGAGAAGGCCGGCAGCACGACGATGACGGTCACCCGGATGTGCCGTCTGCTGGGGGTGGACCGGCGGCGGTTCTACGAGTGGCGTGCCCGGCAGTCCGCGGGCCCCTCTGCGCGGCAGCAGCGGGACGCGGACCTCACCGTCCAGATCGCGGCGTTCCACGCCGCATCGGATGGCACCTACGGGGCGCCGCGGATCCACGCCGACTTGCAGGACGCCGGTGTCGCCGTATCGCGGAAGAAGGTCGCCAGCCTGATGCGGGACAAGAGGATCGCGGGTATCAGCCCCCGCACCTGGCACCCGCCGACCACCGTCCACGGGGATGACCCGTTCCCCGTCCCCGACCTCGTTGAGCGGCAGTTCGACCAGGGTGAGAGGGACCTGGCTTGGTTCTCGGACATCACCTATCTGCGCACCGGTGAGGGATGGGCATACCTGTGCGTCGTCCGCGACGGGCACACCCGCCGGGTCCTCGGACGCTGCGTCGCCGACAACATGCACACCGACCTCGTGGAGGCGGCACTGCGGCAAGCAGTCGCGCTCCGCGGTGCGCTGCCGCGGAAGGTGATCTTCCACGCGGACAGGGGCACCCAGTACACCAGCGGCCAGCTCGCGGACGCCGCGAGGGAGCTTGGGGTGCTCCGGTCGATGGGCCGCACCGGCGTGTGCTGGGACAACGCTGCCGCCGAGTCGTTCTGGTCGATCTTCAAGAACGAGTACTACCACCGGCACGTGTTCGCCACGATCGACGCTGCTCGCCGCGGCGCATACGCCTGGATCGACGGCTGGTACAACGCCCGCCGACGCCACTCCGGCATCGGCTACCTCAGCCCGCTAGAGTACGAACGCCGCCAGCTCGCGCTGGCAGCCTGA
- a CDS encoding helix-turn-helix domain-containing protein, which yields MNDQIRPITVDDLLRLASRVSIPDVANDERTVCAGQLWVARWDTFRELVLVAQADASLPVVVPVTFDDTHELNGPEHVQSGALGDGRAHWGAPRAIPAITLGSLIESDVRIAHTLPQASANDTRAKELWDGLDAFDEGGNGLLPARLKAVGTTPSQLARQLGVSVGQALDLFRGRLVPTPPMAYSIAELLGISPAAVFGLLEAIPTGLRRDLSKRRFRNAVRAQARKWDWSDSTAWKQIAFGTLAMAYRTTGGHTDEDWEPRIERYLEVDNDH from the coding sequence GTGAACGATCAGATTCGGCCGATCACCGTCGACGATCTCCTGCGCTTGGCATCACGGGTATCTATCCCGGATGTTGCCAATGACGAGCGCACCGTCTGCGCGGGTCAGCTCTGGGTCGCCAGGTGGGACACGTTCAGGGAGTTGGTTCTGGTCGCACAGGCGGACGCGTCCCTCCCCGTCGTCGTACCCGTCACCTTCGACGACACCCATGAGCTCAACGGACCGGAGCACGTGCAATCCGGCGCACTCGGAGATGGACGCGCGCATTGGGGTGCTCCGAGAGCTATCCCGGCGATAACCCTCGGCAGCCTGATCGAGTCCGACGTTCGTATCGCCCATACCTTGCCTCAGGCATCAGCTAACGACACCCGAGCTAAAGAACTTTGGGACGGCCTCGATGCCTTTGACGAAGGCGGCAACGGGCTCCTGCCGGCTCGACTCAAAGCGGTAGGCACCACCCCAAGCCAGCTCGCGAGGCAACTTGGCGTGAGCGTTGGACAAGCGCTCGACCTGTTCCGCGGACGACTAGTCCCGACTCCACCAATGGCGTACTCGATAGCTGAACTTCTGGGCATTTCTCCCGCAGCGGTGTTTGGACTACTAGAAGCCATCCCGACTGGCCTCCGGCGAGACCTGTCAAAGCGGCGATTCCGCAACGCCGTCCGCGCCCAGGCACGAAAGTGGGACTGGAGCGATTCGACGGCATGGAAACAGATCGCGTTCGGGACACTCGCGATGGCCTACCGAACAACAGGGGGCCATACCGATGAGGACTGGGAACCTCGCATCGAGCGCTACCTCGAGGTAGACAATGACCACTGA
- a CDS encoding ImmA/IrrE family metallo-endopeptidase: MLRELERRSPGALEDLRGDPISWLQSWSEVDLRLLGPRPDIPADSPRCDVEGGYRATALIPRIGIGRSTPARMNFTALHELGHHLQRTTDELVDNLGVRDDVGEALEEAACDAFAAAVLIPDQIASDVLGDATPAATDVAALWARLPAVSRQAIVVRASKNLQTDGHIVLLTEEGVVEICASRGAFRLPRGSHQQHTAIWDAHVRTHGATAETRTRFRYSSGLEAGETMYAQATTIGKGHVVIVAAVERVPWQLSVYHDTRVRYGKSWTCERTSCGASFVATDVCKTCGTPVCPECNYCECRTVDEFNCVECFLIKPIAEQSAQVNVCVGCAG; this comes from the coding sequence ATGCTTCGCGAACTCGAGCGTCGCTCCCCGGGAGCCCTTGAAGACTTACGGGGAGACCCCATCTCCTGGCTCCAGTCATGGAGCGAAGTCGACCTGCGCCTACTTGGACCCCGACCCGACATTCCAGCAGATTCACCCCGCTGTGATGTCGAGGGCGGATACCGGGCGACCGCACTGATCCCGCGAATCGGTATCGGTCGTTCCACTCCTGCACGGATGAACTTCACGGCTCTGCACGAACTGGGCCATCATCTGCAGCGCACCACCGACGAGCTGGTCGACAACCTCGGCGTCCGCGACGATGTTGGCGAGGCGCTCGAAGAAGCGGCGTGCGACGCATTTGCGGCCGCGGTACTGATCCCTGACCAGATCGCATCCGATGTTCTTGGAGATGCCACGCCCGCAGCGACCGACGTCGCAGCTTTATGGGCAAGGCTACCAGCGGTCTCCCGCCAGGCTATCGTCGTCCGCGCGTCCAAGAACCTGCAGACTGATGGACACATCGTTCTCCTCACCGAGGAGGGTGTCGTCGAGATCTGCGCCTCGCGGGGAGCATTCCGGCTTCCCCGGGGAAGCCACCAACAGCACACAGCGATCTGGGATGCACACGTTCGAACCCACGGCGCCACTGCGGAGACCCGGACTCGATTTCGCTACTCGAGTGGTCTTGAGGCAGGCGAGACCATGTATGCGCAGGCCACCACGATTGGCAAGGGGCACGTTGTCATCGTCGCCGCCGTCGAACGAGTGCCGTGGCAACTGTCGGTCTACCACGATACGCGGGTACGCTACGGCAAGTCCTGGACATGCGAGAGAACAAGCTGTGGCGCCAGTTTCGTAGCCACTGACGTGTGTAAGACCTGCGGCACCCCCGTATGTCCCGAATGCAACTACTGCGAGTGCCGGACGGTCGACGAATTCAACTGCGTGGAGTGCTTTCTGATCAAGCCGATAGCTGAACAGTCTGCTCAGGTGAACGTCTGCGTCGGCTGCGCCGGCTAG
- a CDS encoding multiubiquitin domain-containing protein → MPISDRLTITIDDNRYTTTDSDHTAGALLRLAGRDPKIFDLFLIAKNGVEEKIKDGQIIDLKDGKRFRSRQRVRFTIDGEPFRTYDDDQTAADLLRLAGMSPTVYDLARVGSSAPFTADEIVIIVDGDEFVTAKHVGGVA, encoded by the coding sequence ATGCCCATTTCGGACCGCCTCACCATCACGATTGACGACAACCGCTACACGACGACCGATAGCGACCATACAGCGGGCGCGCTGTTGCGCCTCGCCGGCCGCGACCCGAAGATCTTCGACCTCTTCCTCATCGCCAAGAACGGCGTCGAGGAGAAGATCAAGGACGGCCAGATCATCGACCTCAAGGATGGGAAGCGGTTTCGCTCCCGTCAGCGCGTTCGCTTCACCATCGACGGCGAGCCGTTCCGCACCTACGACGACGACCAGACGGCCGCCGACTTGCTTCGCCTCGCGGGCATGAGCCCGACCGTTTACGACCTCGCTCGCGTCGGCTCCTCGGCTCCGTTCACCGCTGACGAGATCGTGATCATCGTCGACGGCGACGAGTTCGTCACCGCGAAGCACGTCGGCGGTGTCGCGTGA